A DNA window from Roseovarius sp. Pro17 contains the following coding sequences:
- the proS gene encoding proline--tRNA ligase, translating into MRLSRYFLPVLKETPSEAQIVSHRLMLRAGMIKQAGAGIYSWLPMGFKVLRKLENIVHEEQMRAGHIPMLMPVIQPADLWRESGRYDAYGGEMLRIKDRQDRDMLFTPTAEELITDIFRAHVSSYKDLPLTMYQIQWKFRDEMRPRFGVMRGREFLMKDGYNFDLNREDALHSYNRHLVSYLRTYERMGLQAIPMRADSGPIGGDDTHEFLVLADTGESEVFYDSEITDLKFGDRDVDYDSHDACRAVLDEFTSRYARTDETHDEGLFNEVPEERRRTARGIEVGQIFYFGTKYSEAMGANVQGPDGKSVPVHMGSHGIGVSRLVGAIIEASHDDKGIIWPEGVTPFHAGIVNLKQGDAEADAACEALYAGITALGLEPLYDDRDERAGGKFATMDLIGLPWRITVGPRGLKNGVVELTSRRTGESEEMPPEDAIKRLAQIYAPHRGALVG; encoded by the coding sequence ATGCGCCTGTCCCGCTATTTTCTACCCGTTTTGAAAGAGACCCCGTCGGAGGCGCAGATCGTCTCTCACCGCCTGATGCTGCGCGCGGGCATGATCAAACAGGCGGGCGCAGGGATTTACTCGTGGCTGCCCATGGGGTTCAAGGTGCTGCGCAAGCTGGAAAATATCGTCCACGAGGAACAGATGCGCGCGGGCCACATCCCGATGCTGATGCCGGTCATTCAGCCCGCCGACCTTTGGCGCGAAAGCGGGCGTTACGATGCTTACGGTGGCGAGATGCTGCGCATCAAGGACCGGCAGGATCGCGACATGCTGTTTACCCCGACTGCGGAGGAACTGATCACCGATATTTTCCGCGCGCATGTGAGCAGTTACAAAGATCTGCCACTGACGATGTATCAGATCCAGTGGAAATTCCGCGACGAGATGCGCCCGCGCTTTGGCGTCATGCGGGGGCGCGAATTCCTGATGAAGGACGGCTATAACTTTGATCTGAACCGCGAGGATGCGCTGCATTCCTACAATCGCCATCTGGTCAGCTACCTGCGCACCTATGAGCGGATGGGATTGCAGGCGATCCCGATGCGCGCTGATTCCGGCCCTATCGGTGGTGACGACACGCATGAATTTCTGGTTCTTGCCGACACGGGCGAGAGTGAGGTGTTCTATGATTCCGAGATCACCGATCTGAAATTTGGTGATCGCGATGTCGATTACGATTCGCATGATGCTTGCCGCGCGGTTCTGGACGAGTTTACAAGCCGCTATGCTCGCACGGACGAGACGCATGATGAGGGGCTGTTCAACGAGGTTCCAGAAGAGCGGCGGCGCACGGCGCGCGGGATCGAGGTGGGCCAAATATTCTACTTTGGCACCAAGTATTCCGAGGCGATGGGGGCCAACGTGCAGGGCCCGGATGGCAAGAGCGTGCCGGTCCATATGGGCAGCCACGGCATCGGTGTCAGCCGTCTGGTGGGCGCGATCATTGAGGCAAGCCATGATGACAAGGGCATCATCTGGCCCGAAGGTGTGACACCTTTCCATGCAGGGATCGTCAACCTCAAGCAGGGCGACGCCGAGGCGGACGCGGCCTGCGAGGCACTCTATGCCGGGATCACCGCACTGGGCCTTGAGCCGCTTTATGATGACCGGGACGAGCGGGCGGGTGGCAAGTTTGCGACAATGGACCTGATCGGTTTGCCGTGGCGGATCACTGTCGGGCCACGTGGCCTGAAAAACGGCGTGGTCGAGTTGACCAGCCGTCGCACGGGCGAGAGTGAAGAGATGCCGCCCGAGGACGCGATCAAGCGCCTCGCGCAGATCTATGCGCCCCATCGCGGCGCGCTGGTCGGCTAA
- a CDS encoding chromosomal replication initiator DnaA codes for MARRIAPPRQLSLDLVTKPAQGRDDFYVSSANAVAVALIDGWQDWPARKLVLNGPPGSGKTHLAHVWRDLSGAAIVPAAGLAGADIPALASSHVAIEGADTIAGDRAIEEALFHLHNLTLAEGNSLLLTARAAPNHWPLVLPDLASRMEATPTCTLKEPDDELLAAVLMKQMGDRQILPTPGTIPYLVRRMPRAFGDAGRVVAALDKLALERRRPVTRALASEALDNLGL; via the coding sequence ATGGCCCGTCGCATCGCGCCACCCCGGCAACTCAGCCTTGATCTGGTCACCAAGCCCGCGCAGGGGCGTGACGATTTCTACGTGTCCTCGGCCAACGCCGTCGCCGTCGCCCTGATCGACGGCTGGCAGGACTGGCCCGCGCGTAAATTGGTCCTCAATGGCCCACCCGGATCGGGCAAGACGCATCTGGCCCATGTCTGGCGTGACCTCAGCGGTGCGGCTATCGTGCCTGCCGCCGGGCTGGCGGGCGCAGACATCCCCGCGCTCGCCAGCAGCCATGTTGCCATAGAGGGGGCCGACACCATCGCAGGGGACCGCGCGATCGAAGAGGCGCTCTTTCACTTGCACAACCTTACGTTGGCCGAGGGTAATTCGCTGCTGCTGACAGCGCGCGCCGCGCCAAATCATTGGCCGCTGGTCCTGCCCGACCTCGCCAGCCGGATGGAGGCCACGCCGACCTGCACCCTCAAGGAACCGGACGACGAATTGCTGGCCGCCGTCCTTATGAAGCAGATGGGCGACCGTCAGATCCTGCCGACCCCCGGCACCATCCCCTATCTTGTGCGCCGGATGCCGCGCGCGTTCGGCGATGCGGGCCGCGTTGTCGCCGCGCTGGACAAGCTCGCGCTTGAGCGCCGCCGCCCGGTCACCCGCGCGCTCGCCTCCGAGGCGCTGGACAACCTGGGTCTGTGA
- a CDS encoding ABC transporter ATP-binding protein, with product MSDPVLRLRGIEKIYNRGKEAEIVVLRGADLDIARGEIVALVAPSGAGKSTLLHIAGLLDTADAGEVAIGGEVMTGLGDRRRTIARRRDIGFVYQFHHLLPEFTALENVALPQLAEGVRRSAAEARAQELLDHVGVGPRAGHRPSTMSGGEQQRVAFCRALANQPRLLLADEPTGNLDPATSDQVFATLMGLVRETGLSALIATHNLELAARMDRVVRLDHGRLVAE from the coding sequence ATGAGTGATCCCGTGCTGCGCCTCAGGGGCATCGAGAAGATATATAATCGCGGCAAGGAGGCCGAGATCGTCGTTCTGCGCGGCGCGGATCTGGACATTGCGCGCGGCGAGATCGTGGCGCTGGTCGCGCCCTCTGGCGCGGGCAAATCCACGCTGCTGCACATTGCGGGCCTGTTGGACACTGCGGATGCGGGCGAGGTGGCGATTGGCGGTGAGGTGATGACCGGCCTTGGTGACCGACGGCGCACTATTGCGCGGCGACGCGACATTGGATTTGTCTATCAATTCCACCACTTGCTTCCAGAATTCACGGCGCTGGAAAACGTCGCGCTGCCGCAGTTGGCCGAAGGAGTGCGCCGCAGCGCTGCTGAGGCGCGCGCGCAGGAACTCTTGGATCATGTCGGCGTCGGGCCACGCGCGGGGCACCGTCCATCGACCATGTCGGGGGGCGAGCAGCAGCGTGTCGCTTTCTGCCGGGCCTTGGCGAACCAGCCGCGCCTTTTGCTGGCGGATGAGCCGACGGGCAATCTGGACCCTGCGACCTCTGATCAGGTCTTTGCCACGCTGATGGGGCTGGTACGCGAGACGGGGCTGTCGGCGCTGATCGCGACCCATAATCTGGAGCTGGCCGCACGGATGGACCGGGTGGTGCGTCTGGATCACGGGCGGCTTGTCGCAGAGTGA
- a CDS encoding glycosyl hydrolase family 28-related protein, protein MNKAVTDGILFMPPAFSGDLGVWSSGDGTPGSDTYQNAPNAVFAPADQDFGGALELQKAQAVQKMRYMGQTPILPGCYLRISARVKALSGNLPTVRIAGWAGGPGGAHVSGLTETGPEVTLQSYGEVVEISAIVGTGDRRGVNMVWGPEPVYGHFGLDLIGANGGILRIDDLVIEDVTGVFLRDLIDTVDVRDYGALGDGVHDDQPAFEAADAAAAGRDVLVPDGTYFLGDSVTMQSSVRFDGTVTMATPHIFTLTRNYNLPAYIDAFGDEELAFRKAFQALLNNAGHDSLDMQGRIISLTGPIDMAAAVPDKSSYSQRRLIKNGQIYALDREAWATEVVTSRATYSPGNSLTLTNVLDVANIPIGAVVEGNGVGREVYVSGVDIAAQEVRLSQQLYDAAGTQVFTFRRFKYMLDFSGFEKLSKFSISNVELQCSGVCSAVMLPRTGTGFHFRDCFFTRPMDRGISSLALGDQGMIVDRCQFLSDESDQNVADRVAIALNANANDVKLRDNRIVRFRHFALLAGSSNIVSGNHWFQGDTSTDGTRSAGLILTRTNCRTTINANYVDNCFIEWSNEHDSAPEYSSEFSFSALNIVDNVFLAGNVAPWFTFLVVKPHGAGHFLNGVNVSGNSFRIIDTPVDRIERIDTSFADLDYNRLKNIAFSDNTFGNIYHPVSSPLLLEYQENSPQATWTIDVGQSLPFGAYAQTVTSVIPAGPLTDSGGDIVYVAPYYQAKQGPDRNQIRLQFGTPVSGTVTAVVRIDDPF, encoded by the coding sequence ATGAACAAGGCAGTAACTGACGGAATCCTCTTTATGCCGCCCGCTTTTTCAGGCGATCTGGGCGTCTGGTCCAGCGGCGACGGCACGCCCGGATCGGACACCTATCAGAACGCGCCGAACGCAGTGTTCGCCCCCGCCGATCAGGATTTCGGCGGCGCGTTGGAACTGCAAAAGGCGCAAGCTGTGCAGAAGATGCGCTATATGGGTCAAACGCCGATCCTGCCGGGCTGTTATCTGCGCATCAGCGCACGGGTCAAGGCGCTGTCCGGCAACCTGCCGACCGTGCGTATCGCTGGCTGGGCAGGTGGTCCGGGCGGCGCGCATGTGTCCGGTCTGACCGAAACCGGCCCTGAGGTGACACTTCAAAGCTATGGCGAAGTGGTCGAGATCAGCGCCATTGTTGGCACTGGGGATCGGCGCGGCGTAAATATGGTCTGGGGCCCTGAACCCGTCTATGGGCATTTCGGCCTTGATCTGATCGGCGCGAATGGGGGCATCCTGCGCATCGACGATCTGGTCATTGAGGACGTCACCGGCGTTTTCCTGCGCGATCTGATCGACACGGTCGATGTGCGTGACTATGGCGCGCTGGGCGACGGGGTGCATGACGACCAGCCGGCCTTTGAGGCCGCCGATGCCGCCGCCGCCGGGCGCGACGTGCTGGTGCCGGACGGGACGTATTTTCTGGGCGACAGCGTGACGATGCAATCCTCGGTGCGCTTTGACGGCACGGTCACGATGGCGACGCCGCATATCTTTACGCTGACGCGCAACTACAATCTGCCCGCCTATATCGACGCGTTCGGTGACGAAGAGCTGGCCTTTCGCAAGGCGTTTCAGGCATTGCTGAACAATGCGGGCCACGATTCTCTGGACATGCAGGGACGGATCATTTCGCTGACCGGACCGATCGACATGGCCGCAGCTGTGCCGGACAAGAGCAGCTATTCGCAGCGCCGCCTTATCAAGAACGGCCAGATCTATGCGCTGGATCGCGAGGCTTGGGCGACTGAGGTCGTCACATCCCGCGCCACCTATTCGCCCGGCAACAGCCTGACGCTGACGAATGTGCTGGACGTGGCCAACATCCCGATTGGCGCGGTTGTCGAGGGCAATGGCGTGGGGCGCGAAGTCTATGTCTCGGGTGTCGACATCGCGGCGCAGGAGGTGCGGCTGAGCCAGCAACTATACGATGCGGCGGGCACGCAGGTATTCACCTTTCGGCGATTCAAATACATGCTGGATTTCAGTGGTTTCGAGAAGCTTAGCAAATTCTCGATCTCCAACGTCGAGCTTCAATGCAGCGGTGTTTGCAGTGCCGTAATGCTACCGCGCACGGGCACCGGATTTCACTTTCGGGACTGTTTCTTTACCCGGCCCATGGATCGCGGGATATCCAGCCTTGCACTTGGCGATCAGGGCATGATCGTGGATCGCTGTCAGTTCCTGTCCGACGAGAGCGACCAGAACGTGGCCGACCGCGTCGCTATCGCGCTGAACGCCAACGCCAATGACGTCAAGCTGCGCGACAACCGCATCGTGCGGTTCCGCCACTTTGCGCTGCTGGCCGGCTCCAGCAACATCGTGTCTGGCAATCACTGGTTTCAGGGCGATACCTCTACCGACGGCACGCGCAGCGCGGGTTTGATCCTGACGCGGACCAACTGCCGCACGACCATAAACGCCAACTATGTCGACAATTGTTTCATCGAGTGGAGCAATGAACATGACAGCGCGCCTGAATATTCAAGCGAGTTTTCGTTCAGCGCGCTGAACATTGTCGACAACGTGTTTCTGGCCGGTAACGTGGCGCCGTGGTTCACCTTTTTGGTGGTCAAGCCACATGGCGCGGGGCACTTCCTGAATGGGGTGAATGTCAGCGGGAATTCCTTTCGCATCATCGACACTCCCGTCGACAGGATCGAAAGGATCGACACCAGCTTTGCCGATCTGGACTATAACCGGCTCAAGAATATCGCGTTTTCCGACAATACCTTCGGCAACATTTACCACCCCGTCTCTAGCCCACTCTTGCTGGAGTATCAGGAAAACTCGCCGCAAGCGACATGGACCATCGACGTGGGGCAAAGCCTGCCGTTCGGTGCGTATGCGCAGACGGTCACGTCTGTGATACCTGCGGGTCCGCTGACTGACAGTGGTGGCGATATCGTTTACGTCGCGCCCTATTATCAGGCCAAGCAAGGACCGGACCGCAACCAGATCCGCCTGCAGTTTGGCACCCCGGTCAGCGGAACGGTGACGGCAGTGGTGCGGATCGACGATCCATTCTGA
- a CDS encoding DUF4864 domain-containing protein, with protein sequence MRHFILALCAAAALSLAPAARAQEGPIRAVIEAQIEAFEADDFDTAFTYASPTIQGMFGTAENFGAMVKGGYPMVWRPDELRYLALEERGGLLFQDVMVRDDKGALHILEYQMQEGAGGWKINGVNIRRASAGSA encoded by the coding sequence ATGAGACATTTTATCTTGGCGCTTTGCGCCGCCGCCGCGCTAAGCCTTGCCCCTGCTGCGCGCGCGCAAGAGGGGCCGATCCGCGCTGTTATAGAAGCGCAGATCGAGGCGTTCGAGGCGGACGATTTCGACACCGCCTTTACCTACGCCAGCCCGACCATTCAGGGCATGTTCGGCACCGCCGAAAATTTTGGCGCGATGGTCAAAGGTGGCTATCCGATGGTCTGGCGACCCGATGAACTGCGCTACCTCGCGCTGGAGGAACGCGGCGGCCTTCTGTTTCAGGACGTTATGGTGCGCGACGACAAGGGCGCGCTGCACATCCTCGAATATCAGATGCAGGAGGGCGCGGGCGGCTGGAAGATCAACGGCGTGAACATTCGCCGTGCCAGCGCCGGTAGCGCCTGA
- a CDS encoding Ldh family oxidoreductase → MPMIETSEIEALSKAALIRHGAEDWIAASVADAIREAEATGNRICGLYYLESYCQQLKTGRVKGDVVPEVTRPRPGSVRVDAKFGFAQAAFERALPDAIAATKECGTASLAVCHAHTCTSLGYFTGQIARAGLIGLGLTNATPVVAPPGGKSRIIGTNPIAFSVPDGQGGIAMQFDQSTTTTAMGKITMAKAAGESIPEGWAVDADGRPTTDPAAGLAGSMVSLGGSAAGYKGWGFGLMAEILAAGMTGSLASQDLSPLKVPEGAPHDLGQFYLLIDPDMSDHFAARLARVAEGIAADEGARMPGQGRREATSVDVPDALWEQLRGLAGAT, encoded by the coding sequence ATGCCCATGATCGAAACATCAGAAATCGAAGCCCTGTCCAAGGCCGCATTAATCCGTCATGGCGCTGAGGACTGGATTGCGGCCAGTGTCGCAGATGCCATCCGCGAGGCAGAGGCGACGGGCAACCGGATATGCGGGCTCTATTACCTCGAGAGCTATTGCCAGCAGTTGAAAACTGGCCGGGTCAAAGGGGACGTCGTCCCCGAGGTGACGCGCCCCCGCCCCGGTTCGGTCCGGGTGGATGCGAAGTTTGGATTTGCTCAGGCAGCGTTCGAGCGGGCGCTGCCCGACGCGATTGCGGCGACCAAGGAATGTGGCACTGCGTCACTGGCGGTCTGCCATGCGCATACCTGCACGTCGCTGGGCTACTTTACCGGCCAGATCGCGCGCGCGGGGCTGATCGGACTGGGCCTGACCAACGCGACGCCCGTCGTCGCGCCGCCGGGTGGCAAAAGCCGCATCATCGGCACAAACCCTATCGCATTTTCGGTGCCGGACGGGCAGGGCGGCATTGCGATGCAGTTCGACCAATCGACCACCACAACCGCAATGGGCAAGATCACGATGGCGAAAGCGGCGGGTGAGAGCATACCGGAGGGCTGGGCCGTCGATGCGGATGGCCGCCCGACGACCGATCCTGCGGCGGGGCTGGCCGGATCGATGGTCAGCCTTGGCGGCAGTGCGGCTGGATACAAAGGTTGGGGCTTTGGCCTGATGGCCGAGATACTGGCAGCGGGTATGACCGGTAGCCTGGCCAGTCAGGACTTGTCGCCGCTGAAGGTGCCGGAGGGCGCGCCGCACGATCTGGGCCAGTTCTACCTGCTGATTGATCCGGATATGTCGGATCATTTTGCCGCCCGGCTGGCCCGTGTGGCCGAAGGCATCGCCGCTGACGAGGGCGCGCGGATGCCGGGTCAGGGGCGTCGCGAGGCAACCAGCGTCGATGTGCCGGATGCGCTGTGGGAGCAGCTGCGTGGGTTGGCTGGGGCCACCTGA
- a CDS encoding lipoprotein-releasing ABC transporter permease subunit, which translates to MIAWRYLRAKRAEGGVSVMTWISLIGITLAVLALIATLAVRSGFRAEFVDTILGSNAHVTVYNAGEVDALSGRIDRMITDYEAMASRVREVPGVTRVAPLIKGQVMANARDRNAGVEVFGITLDDLKGIPRIADPSTGQGDIERFGEGIAIGSGVARELGVGIGDKVKIISPGGVKTAFGTTPRVNAYDVAYIFSAGRYDIDRTRVYMPFGEAQSFFNREGKADELEVMVTDPEHLDNLVMPLMEAAGDGALLWTWKDQSGGFLRALEVEDNVMFIILSILVLIAAMNITSGLIMLVKNKGRDIGILRTMGLTEGSVLRVFFICGAFTGIIGTAMGVILGCLFAIYIDPLFAFVNWAMGGEIWDPSVRGIYYLPAKLQFGDVMSAVALSLTLSFIVTIFPARRAARMNPVEALRYE; encoded by the coding sequence ATGATAGCGTGGCGCTATCTGCGCGCAAAACGCGCCGAGGGCGGCGTCAGTGTCATGACATGGATTTCGCTGATCGGCATTACGCTGGCGGTGCTGGCGCTGATCGCGACGCTGGCAGTCAGGTCCGGATTCCGGGCAGAGTTCGTAGATACCATCCTTGGCTCAAACGCGCATGTGACCGTCTATAACGCGGGCGAGGTCGACGCGCTGTCGGGCCGGATCGACCGCATGATCACTGACTACGAGGCGATGGCAAGCCGCGTTCGCGAGGTGCCGGGCGTGACCCGTGTCGCCCCGCTGATCAAGGGACAGGTCATGGCCAACGCGCGTGATCGCAACGCGGGCGTCGAGGTGTTCGGCATCACGCTGGACGATCTCAAGGGCATCCCGCGCATCGCCGATCCCAGCACGGGGCAGGGTGATATCGAGCGCTTTGGCGAGGGGATTGCCATTGGCTCGGGCGTGGCGCGCGAATTGGGCGTGGGCATCGGCGACAAGGTCAAGATCATCTCGCCCGGCGGCGTCAAGACGGCGTTCGGCACAACCCCGCGCGTCAATGCCTATGACGTTGCCTATATATTCAGCGCCGGGCGCTATGACATTGATCGAACACGAGTTTACATGCCGTTTGGCGAGGCTCAGAGCTTCTTTAACCGCGAGGGCAAGGCGGACGAGCTGGAGGTCATGGTGACCGACCCTGAGCATCTGGACAATCTGGTGATGCCGCTGATGGAGGCGGCTGGGGACGGCGCGCTGCTGTGGACGTGGAAGGACCAGAGCGGAGGATTTTTGCGCGCGCTGGAGGTCGAGGACAACGTGATGTTCATCATCCTGTCGATCCTCGTGTTGATTGCGGCCATGAACATCACCAGTGGTCTGATCATGCTGGTCAAGAACAAGGGTCGCGATATCGGCATTCTGCGCACAATGGGCCTGACCGAAGGTTCGGTCCTGCGAGTATTTTTTATCTGCGGGGCGTTCACGGGCATCATCGGCACGGCGATGGGCGTGATCCTGGGCTGCCTCTTTGCCATCTATATTGACCCGCTCTTTGCCTTTGTGAACTGGGCAATGGGGGGTGAAATCTGGGATCCGTCGGTGCGCGGCATCTATTATCTACCTGCCAAGCTGCAATTCGGCGATGTCATGTCGGCAGTCGCACTGTCGCTGACGCTGTCGTTTATCGTGACGATTTTTCCTGCGCGCCGCGCCGCGCGCATGAACCCGGTGGAGGCGCTGCGCTATGAGTGA
- a CDS encoding AI-2E family transporter: MSLPVATQMKYWGIATVVFLGVLWVLGDVIMPFLVGAAIAYFLDPLADRLETLGLSRVLSVVAITILAALIFVISAVLIVPTLTNQATDLIETAPDLARRLQDFVNERFPDMLNAESALRKSLTGIGETIKERGGQLLETILGSVSSLINIAILFVIVPVVAFYLLLDWDRMIAKIDDLLPREHAPVIRYLASEIDKTMAGFIRGMGTVCLILGTYYALALMLVGLQFGLVVGAIAGFVTFIPYVGALVGGALAIGLALFQFWGDWVSIGLVGGIFVLGQVAEGNFLTPKLVGNSVGLHPVWLIFALSVFGALFGFVGMLVAVPVAAAIGVLARFATGRYKDSQLYRGAHGQDGH, from the coding sequence ATGTCCCTGCCAGTCGCGACGCAAATGAAATATTGGGGGATCGCTACGGTGGTCTTTCTTGGCGTGCTCTGGGTGTTGGGCGATGTGATCATGCCATTCCTCGTCGGAGCGGCCATCGCCTATTTCCTCGATCCCTTGGCCGACCGGCTCGAGACGCTGGGGCTTAGCCGGGTGTTGTCCGTCGTTGCCATCACCATCCTTGCTGCGCTGATCTTCGTCATTTCGGCCGTCCTGATCGTGCCGACATTGACTAATCAGGCCACCGACCTGATCGAGACCGCACCCGATCTGGCGCGCAGGCTGCAGGATTTCGTGAACGAGCGGTTTCCCGACATGCTCAACGCCGAGAGCGCGTTACGCAAATCGCTGACCGGCATCGGCGAGACGATCAAGGAACGCGGCGGTCAGTTGCTGGAGACAATCCTCGGGTCGGTGTCGTCGCTGATCAATATCGCCATCCTCTTTGTCATCGTGCCGGTCGTCGCCTTCTACCTGCTGCTTGACTGGGATCGCATGATTGCCAAAATTGACGACTTGCTGCCGCGCGAACACGCGCCGGTCATCCGTTATCTTGCCAGCGAAATAGACAAGACGATGGCAGGCTTCATTCGCGGCATGGGCACCGTCTGCCTTATCCTCGGCACATATTATGCGCTGGCGCTGATGTTGGTCGGGCTGCAATTCGGGCTGGTGGTGGGGGCGATCGCTGGGTTCGTGACGTTCATTCCCTATGTCGGCGCGCTGGTCGGCGGCGCGCTGGCGATCGGCCTCGCGCTGTTCCAATTCTGGGGTGACTGGGTGTCAATTGGGCTGGTCGGGGGCATTTTCGTACTGGGACAAGTGGCCGAAGGCAACTTCCTGACGCCCAAGCTGGTTGGCAATTCGGTCGGGTTGCACCCTGTCTGGCTGATCTTTGCGCTATCGGTCTTTGGCGCGCTCTTTGGCTTTGTCGGGATGCTGGTGGCGGTGCCGGTCGCGGCGGCCATTGGCGTGCTGGCGCGCTTTGCCACCGGGCGCTACAAGGACAGCCAGCTCTATCGCGGAGCACACGGTCAAGACGGCCACTGA
- a CDS encoding DUF2937 family protein: protein MLARALALAGGLAGAAGFSQFPEFSQQYVQRLGGAVDELGRFVAEFDADAAEVGLTRAAALADLGQGSAIGAQRAESMADVIVRYQRLSADLATLRDAGPFTRAYRMRSFADAEIAEAAWEEFKPAVPLTMAGGIFAGAGFLAGLAVIGGALALLRAPFRRRRARAA, encoded by the coding sequence ATGCTGGCCCGTGCCCTTGCATTGGCGGGCGGCCTTGCGGGGGCTGCGGGGTTTTCGCAGTTCCCGGAATTCTCACAGCAATATGTGCAACGGCTGGGTGGTGCGGTCGATGAGCTGGGCCGTTTTGTGGCTGAGTTCGACGCGGACGCCGCCGAGGTCGGATTGACGCGCGCGGCTGCGCTGGCCGATCTGGGACAGGGCAGCGCGATAGGCGCACAGCGGGCCGAGAGCATGGCAGACGTGATCGTGCGCTATCAGCGGTTGTCGGCCGACCTTGCCACGCTGCGCGACGCGGGGCCGTTTACACGCGCCTACCGGATGCGCAGCTTTGCCGACGCCGAGATCGCCGAGGCGGCTTGGGAGGAGTTTAAGCCTGCCGTGCCGCTGACCATGGCGGGCGGGATATTTGCCGGGGCGGGATTTTTGGCGGGCTTGGCCGTGATCGGGGGCGCACTGGCACTGCTGCGCGCGCCGTTTCGGCGCAGGCGCGCCCGCGCTGCTTGA
- a CDS encoding cupin domain-containing protein: MVANNTDLELGPRLRAVRAQAGLSQRALAKKTGVPNSTISLIEAGKVNPSVSALKRILEGIPIALSEFFAYQPEAERKVFYAAEELTQIGKNGVSLRQIGTTLFGRAMMILSETYEIGADTGRTMIGHEAEEGGVVVKGRVEVTVGDQRKVLGPGDAYYFDSRNPHRFRQVGPEPCEIISACTPPTF, encoded by the coding sequence ATGGTGGCGAATAATACCGATCTGGAACTAGGGCCGCGCCTGCGCGCGGTGCGCGCGCAGGCGGGCCTGTCACAACGTGCACTAGCCAAGAAGACGGGCGTGCCTAATTCGACCATTTCGCTGATAGAGGCGGGCAAGGTGAACCCGTCTGTCTCGGCGCTGAAACGCATCCTCGAAGGGATTCCCATCGCATTGTCGGAATTTTTCGCCTACCAGCCCGAAGCCGAACGCAAGGTGTTCTACGCCGCTGAGGAGCTAACTCAGATCGGCAAGAACGGCGTTTCGCTGCGCCAGATCGGCACGACGCTCTTTGGCCGAGCGATGATGATTCTGTCAGAAACCTACGAGATCGGCGCCGATACGGGCCGTACCATGATCGGCCACGAGGCAGAGGAGGGCGGCGTCGTGGTCAAGGGCCGCGTAGAGGTAACAGTGGGCGATCAGCGCAAGGTGCTGGGGCCGGGTGACGCCTACTACTTTGACAGTCGCAATCCGCACCGCTTTCGCCAGGTTGGCCCCGAGCCATGCGAGATCATCAGCGCCTGCACGCCGCCGACATTTTGA